GACGAGCATCTCGCGTCGAGCGTGATCTTTGTTGATCCATTCACCGTGCCCCTGCTGGAGCTTCTGCCCGCGATGAACGAGTGCAGAACAAAGAATTCGCACAACGAACCGATCGGCAGTCTCATCGGCGGTGTTGCGTCTGCTGCAGAAAAACGCGGCGATAACCGTTTTATTCTCTCATCCGGCATCGACACGCCTCGCATGTTCGATGGTGGCGGCGTCGGCATCAGCTTCTCGCATGAGCCGGATCAACCACACCGATTCGACCTTCGCACTGTCGTTTCCCAAGGATGCAATCCGTTCGGCGATCCGGGCATTGTCACAAAGGTACACAAGAACTTGATCGTTGAGATTGGCGGCCGCCCGGCACTGCAGTTCATGCAGGATCAGATCGAATCACTGAACGAATCAGAGCGAGAGCAACTCAAGCGGGGCTTGCTCATCGGGCGCGTGATCCACGAATACAAAACACGATTTGGTCGCGATGACTTTGTTATCCGCAATGTTATTGGTGCAGATGAGGAATCGGGCGCGGTGGCTGTGCAGGATTTTCTGCGCGTCGGACAGACCGTGCAGTTGCATCTTCGCGATGCACAGTCTGCACACGATGATCTGCAACTGCTGCTCGACGGGCAGCGTCTACTCGGCAAACCCGCTGGCACATTGCTTTTGACATGCAACGGACGAGGCTCAAGATTGTTCCGCACAGCTGGTCATGATGCTCGCACCATCTATCGCGCGTTTGACTCACTCGCACCCGGGCCGGAACTCGCAAAGGCTGGCGAGTATGTTGCAACACAGAACTCCAGTCGCATGGCACTTGCTGGCATGTTCGCAGCCGGTGAGATAGGTCCGATCGGGAACGACAGCTATCTGCACGGGCATACGGCATGCGCACTGATGTTCAGAGGGGCGGATGATCAGGATCCATCTCCGGTGCCACAAGCTAGCCATTCTCGGACGTCGTAGTGACAAACATCCTGCTTCACCGATCTCCAAGCGACTGGTATCGAATGCCCGATGCGTTATGCTGGATGCGCACTATTGATACGGATTGCGCAGGGAGATGCACAAATGGTCAGGATTCGGTCTGTCGCTGTCTTTGCATGTGTTGCTCTGGGTGCCGCTGCGCCAGCGTCCGCGCAGGACAACACCATCACGCTTGAGAAGATCATGCGCGATCCGGAGTGGGTGACGCGCTCGCCCGAATCGCCGTACTGGTCCCTCGACTCGAAGACAGTTTATTACAGCCAGAAGCAACTCGGCACAGACCTGCGCGACATGTTCGCGGTGGATTACGCGAATGATGAGGAAGAACTGCTCTCACCAGAGCAGCGCGCTGCTGCCGATCCTCGAAATGTCTCGTACTCACGCGACCGGTCCCGCGTGACATGGTCAAGCGGTGGCGACATCTTTGTGCGCACCATGGAAACGGGCGACATCATCCAGATCACGCGCACCGGCGACAACGAATCGTCGCCCATGTTTCTGACCAACGGCAAGCTTGCTTTTCGAAAGGGATCGACGTGGTTTGTGCGCGATCTTGCAACAGGTGCTGAAGAGCAGGCTGGTGATGTGCGCACAGGCGAGGATCCGGATATCGCGAGAGAGAAACGCGAGTCGCGCGAGAAGTCGTACCTTGAAAACCAGCAGGAGCATTTGTTCGAGATAATCCGCGAGCGCGACGAATCGGCGGATCAGCGCCGCGAGCAGATGGAACTGCTCCGGAATGCTGAAACCACGCGCAGCTATCCCACGACATGGTTGGGCAACGGTCTAGACCTTGGACAGTCGCAGCTGTCACCGAACGGACGCTGGCTCGCGATTGTCTACAGCAAGTCTTCCGGCTCACGCGCAAAGCCCGACACCATGCCAACATGGATCAATGACGACGGGTACGTGCAGTCACGCAACGTGCGTTCGCTCGTCGGCACGAGCGAATCCAGCAATGACATGTTCGCACTGGTACACATCGAGACTGGCACGCTGATCCAGGTCGATCTTGATGCGCTCCCCGGGCGCACCGATGATCCCCTCGCTGAGATACGCGATTCGCAGAAACCTGCGGATGCAAAGGAAGATGGCACGCTGGACAAGGAGAAGAAGCCCAGCAAACCCAAGCCACGAAATATCGGGATTCGCAGCGTGCGATTCAACGACGACGGTTCGTGGGTTGCGCTCCAGTGCCACTCGGCTGACAACAAGGACAGGTGGATTGTGACGATCCCGTTCGAGCACGCGTTTGCACGCCTCAATGACTGGAACGAGGGCGCAGACGATCGCAAAGAAAAGGGAGATGCGAAGGCACAGCCCGACGCACTCACGCCGATCGTTATCGAGCACCTTCACGATCCCGCGTGGATCAACGATCGGATGAGTGAGATGGAGTGGGTGAACGGAAGTGAACGGCTGCTGTTCGTATCGGAGCGCACCGGGTATGCTCATCTGTATGTTGCCGACGCGACGGGCAAAGCACAGGACCCGCGGCGCGCGGTGGTCGTGCGCCAGCTCACGCACGGGCAATGCGTCGTGACAGATATACAGCAGGATCGCGACGGGCGCAATGTATACTTCCGAGTGAACCGTGATCATCCGGGCATTTACGAGATCGAGCGCCTCTCGCTCGGATGGGGCAAGCCAACGCAGATCACATCGCTCGGCGGTGCGAATCGCGCGTGGCTGTCACCCGACGATTCCCGCCTGCTCATCGAACACTCCACCGCGATGCGCCCGCCAGAACTGTTCGTGCAGGAGACAACGCCCGGCGCGGACGTCATCAAAGTAACCACGACTGTGACCGACGAGTTCACCTCACTCCCGTGGATCGAGCCGCAGTTTGTCACAATTCAGGGCGTTGACACAAAGCCGATCCACGCGCGCCTGTACCTGCCACCAGCGGATGCTCCGCGCATGGACAAGCGTCCCGCGGTGCTGTTCACGCACGGCGCGGGATATCTGCAGAACGCAGATCAGGGATGGAGCAGCTACTTCCGCGAGTTCATGTTTCACAGTCTGCTTGCGCACAAGGGGTACGTCGTGCTCGACATGGACTATCGCGCCAGTTCCGGGTACGGGCGCGACTGGCGCACCGCGATCTATCGCCACATGGGTAAGCCCGAGGTCGAGGACTTGTCGTCGGGTGTCGACTGGCTCGTCGAGCATCACAACGTCGATCGAGCGCGCGTCGGCACATACGGCGGTTCATACGGCGGATTCCTGACACTCTATTCCATGTTCACAGAGCCCGATCTCTTCGCGTGCGGCGCAGCCCTGCGACCCGTCACCGACTGGGCGCATTACAACCACGGGTACACCAGCAACATTCTCAACACGCCCGACGACGATCCGGAAGCGTACCGACTCTCATCACCGATCGAGTACGCGGAAGGCTTGAAGAACCCGCTGTTAATCTGTCATGGCATGGTCGACGACAACGTGTTCTTCAAGGACACCGCGCGCCTCGCGCAGCGACTGATCGAGCTGGAGAAGACGAACTGGGAGGTCGCGATCTTCCCGATCGAGGCGCACGGATTCACCGAGCCGAGCAGCTGGCTCAACGAGTATCGACGGATCGAAGCGTTGTTTGACCGATGGCTGATGGGAGATAACTAAGGCAACTTGTGCTGGTGGGATTTTCACCACAGAGGCGCGGAGACACAGAGAAAAGGTGATCAAACTCATTCGTCATCCCCGCGAAAGCGGGGACCCAGTAAAAGCACAATCTGAACGAGCCCTGTGCGCAAGCACAGGGTCGATATCGTGATCTGATTCCGGTCTTTCGGTACCATCATCCCCGCACTCAGCCAATAGCTACTTTGTGTCAGGCCAACCCTATGATATGAAAGAACTGCAGTGAGGTACGATTCTAATGACAAATTTAAAGACCACCACAGCATCGGAACCATCACGCAAATCCTGCTTCGTTGTGATGCCAATAAGTGACCAGGAAGGTTACGACACCAACCACTTCACAGAGGTTTATAACTACATTATTAAGCCCGCGATTATCGATGCTGGCTTTGATCCGTTTCGTGCGGACGATACAAAGGGCACAAACTTCATTCAAGCTGAAATTATTCAGAAGACAATTGAGTCGGATTTAGTTGTTTGTGATTTGAGTTCTAAAAATGCAAATGTCATGTTCGAGCTCGGTCTTCGTCAAGCATTCGACAAACCAGCTGTGCTACTAAAAGACAACCGTACAGGAAGAGTGTTCGATATCGAGGGATTACGATACACGGAATACAACTACACAGGCAAGCACACCGAAGTTCTTGTTATGAAAGAAGAAATCCAAAGGGCAATTACTGAAACCTGGTCGCAGAAGGACAGCCCCTCAACTCACAACTCTCTTATTCGACTTCTAGCAATTGAAAAAGCACTCGGGATCGACGTTCCATCTATCTCAGATATCCCTGAAATGTTTAAGGCATTAACATCAGGGATGGACGGACTTCTTAATCTGCTTGGATTGACTCCTGCTATCTCAGAACGGTTACTGAGACTAGTTGATGAATATGAAAAAGATCTAAAAGAAGATGTTATTTCATACACCAAGTGCCCCCCTAGCGGTCTGTGGCCATTCGATGTGTTATTTGATCGATACCGTCGGCTTGAAAGTCACTTTAATCGAGTTATTCAACTAAAACTGATTGCTGCAGAGCTTATTCTTGATAAAGCCAAGAAAGCCAACATAAAGGAGCTAGCTCGACTTGATGACATGTCATTAATTAGCTGTAGTCCAGTACCAGCACCCGAGTTGCTATGTGCAGAGGATCATCTTAGGCCAAAGAATTCACCGTTTGTCCAAGAAAAAGGATAAATCTGTGTCCTTGCGTTATCAATACCACTACCTGAGTTCAGCTCATATCTACTTTGAAGATCAACACAAACGTGAATACGAGACAATAGACACGTAACGGGCAAGAAACGACAGAGAAACGAAGATCATCACATCGCTAGCGTTCCGTGTACGACAAATAGAGCAACAAGACCAACTCACTGGTATTCGTTTCATGAGACACCAGTGGCACTTGAACAAGCACATATTCACAAGAAACAATCTGCTACTCGCCCAGCGCGATGTCCTGCCACGCGCCGCCTGTGTGACGGACGATTGCGCCCGTTGCTGAGTAAATCACCTGCTCTGCGATGTTCGACGCGTGGTCTGCCATCCGTTCGCACAGGTTCGCAAGTTCGTGGAGCAGGAGCGCAAACTCCACCGCAATGCGACCATCGGCGATGCGTTCCTCGGCGTTGCGCAGGATCGCTTCCTTGAATGCTTCGACCGTGTGCTCGGAGTTGAGCACAACACGCGCCAGTACATCGTCCATGCGCGAGAGCGATCGCGTCATGTCACGAAGGATGCCGAGGACAGAGTTTGCCATCATGCGGAATGACGCGGGGATCTCGTCATTGCTTTCAGCCATCGCGGTGACGCGCTCTGCGATGAACACCCCCGCGTCTGCGATGCGTTCGAGCTGGTTATTGATCTTGACAATCATCAGCGTCTGGCGGACTTCTGCCTGGCCGAGCGACTGTCCGAACTCGGCTGCGCGAGAGAGCAGCGCCACCGCTTTGCGTTCGATCTCGACATCGATGCGATCGATGGCCTCGTCGCGATTGATCGCTTCCTCAGCCTTTGCCTTGTCCATCTGGAAGATGGATTCAAAGGCAACCTCCACGAGTTCCTGCACGCGCTGGCATTGCGCGTGGATCTCGTCCTGGAGATTGCTGAGACCCTGGGTGAGTTCGCTCGACGGGGCACTTGCCATAGAAAGATGCACTCCGGTGGAATCGATGCTGATCGGCCTCGATGGTAGCCCGCCTGCTGCGGGCACGAACCAGCACGCAGGTTGACTCGTACCTTGTGTTTTCCCGTGAAAACGGGCGTTGAGTGATGACGTTTGTCGTGGCACTGGTGTGAGTGCAGGAAACGGTCGAATGTGCCGATTATCCTGCTCCCCTGCATTCGTGAGATCAGCACTGTCCGTGATCTTCACCGAGGAGAAACCCATATGGCATTTTCCATCGAACTCGTGCACGCTCGCCAGATTCTTGATTCGCGAGGCAATCCAACGGTGGAGGTCGAGGTCGGGCTCGATTCGGGTGTGATCGGAAGAGCGGCTGTGCCATCAGGCGCATCGACCGGCGAGAACGAGGCGGTCGAGCTTCGCGACGGCGACAAGGACTTCTATCTCGGCAAGAGTGTGATGCAGGCGGTGGACAATGTGATCGAGCGCATCGCGCCCGCGATCGAAGGCATGGACGCGCGCGAGCAGGAGTTGATCGACGCGACGATGGTCGAACTCGACAACTCCGCGAACAAGGGCAATCTTGGCGCAAACGCGATCCTTGGTGTGTCGATGGCTGTTGCGCACGCAGCAGCGGAAGCGTCGGGCTTACCGCTCTACCGGTACCTTGGTGGGACTGCAGCGCGCACGCTTCCCGTGCCGATGCTCAATATTCTCAATGGCGGCAAGCACGCTGACAACACTGTTGATTTTCAGGAGTTCATGATCCAGCCGTGGGGATTCGACGATTTCCACGAGGCGCTGCGCGCGGGCGTCGAGATCTATCACTCTTTGAAGAACGTGCTTCACAAGCGCAAGCTCTCCACAGCAGTCGGTGACGAGGGCGGATTCGCGCCGGATCTCAAGACAAATGAAGAGGCGTTGCAGATCATCGAGGAGGCAGTCGGCAAAGCTGGATACTCGTGGGGTGAGCAGATCTTTGTTGCGCTCGATCCTGCTACAAGCGAGTGCTGGAACGAGGCAGAGAAAGACGGCAAGAAGGGGTACAAGCTGTTCAAGTCCACCGGCGAGGTGCTGTCGTCCGACGACATGGTCTCGATGTGGATCGACTGGGCGAAGAAGTATCCCATCCGC
Above is a genomic segment from Phycisphaeraceae bacterium containing:
- a CDS encoding FIST C-terminal domain-containing protein; protein product: MLHSHETPLFGAGLSTNEYWYLAAKAATEQAVQPLRRSADIAFVFFTKDHVEYADKVAELVRKETGAANLLGVSCEGVIAGEREIERTCGLSVFLGTIPHCRVRLYSVHDMAHHDYASEDARRRVARVIGADEHLASSVIFVDPFTVPLLELLPAMNECRTKNSHNEPIGSLIGGVASAAEKRGDNRFILSSGIDTPRMFDGGGVGISFSHEPDQPHRFDLRTVVSQGCNPFGDPGIVTKVHKNLIVEIGGRPALQFMQDQIESLNESEREQLKRGLLIGRVIHEYKTRFGRDDFVIRNVIGADEESGAVAVQDFLRVGQTVQLHLRDAQSAHDDLQLLLDGQRLLGKPAGTLLLTCNGRGSRLFRTAGHDARTIYRAFDSLAPGPELAKAGEYVATQNSSRMALAGMFAAGEIGPIGNDSYLHGHTACALMFRGADDQDPSPVPQASHSRTS
- a CDS encoding prolyl oligopeptidase family serine peptidase — its product is MRYAGCALLIRIAQGDAQMVRIRSVAVFACVALGAAAPASAQDNTITLEKIMRDPEWVTRSPESPYWSLDSKTVYYSQKQLGTDLRDMFAVDYANDEEELLSPEQRAAADPRNVSYSRDRSRVTWSSGGDIFVRTMETGDIIQITRTGDNESSPMFLTNGKLAFRKGSTWFVRDLATGAEEQAGDVRTGEDPDIAREKRESREKSYLENQQEHLFEIIRERDESADQRREQMELLRNAETTRSYPTTWLGNGLDLGQSQLSPNGRWLAIVYSKSSGSRAKPDTMPTWINDDGYVQSRNVRSLVGTSESSNDMFALVHIETGTLIQVDLDALPGRTDDPLAEIRDSQKPADAKEDGTLDKEKKPSKPKPRNIGIRSVRFNDDGSWVALQCHSADNKDRWIVTIPFEHAFARLNDWNEGADDRKEKGDAKAQPDALTPIVIEHLHDPAWINDRMSEMEWVNGSERLLFVSERTGYAHLYVADATGKAQDPRRAVVVRQLTHGQCVVTDIQQDRDGRNVYFRVNRDHPGIYEIERLSLGWGKPTQITSLGGANRAWLSPDDSRLLIEHSTAMRPPELFVQETTPGADVIKVTTTVTDEFTSLPWIEPQFVTIQGVDTKPIHARLYLPPADAPRMDKRPAVLFTHGAGYLQNADQGWSSYFREFMFHSLLAHKGYVVLDMDYRASSGYGRDWRTAIYRHMGKPEVEDLSSGVDWLVEHHNVDRARVGTYGGSYGGFLTLYSMFTEPDLFACGAALRPVTDWAHYNHGYTSNILNTPDDDPEAYRLSSPIEYAEGLKNPLLICHGMVDDNVFFKDTARLAQRLIELEKTNWEVAIFPIEAHGFTEPSSWLNEYRRIEALFDRWLMGDN
- the eno gene encoding phosphopyruvate hydratase, giving the protein MAFSIELVHARQILDSRGNPTVEVEVGLDSGVIGRAAVPSGASTGENEAVELRDGDKDFYLGKSVMQAVDNVIERIAPAIEGMDAREQELIDATMVELDNSANKGNLGANAILGVSMAVAHAAAEASGLPLYRYLGGTAARTLPVPMLNILNGGKHADNTVDFQEFMIQPWGFDDFHEALRAGVEIYHSLKNVLHKRKLSTAVGDEGGFAPDLKTNEEALQIIEEAVGKAGYSWGEQIFVALDPATSECWNEAEKDGKKGYKLFKSTGEVLSSDDMVSMWIDWAKKYPIRSIEDGLAENDWAGWAKLTKALGDKVQLVGDDLFVTNRTFVERGLREHSANAVLVKVNQIGTLSETFDTVNLAQRNGWAAVMSHRSGETEDATIADLAVATNCGQIKTGAPCRSDRNAKYNQLLRIAEELGEAGVYGGSMWRKG